A genomic window from Sorex araneus isolate mSorAra2 chromosome 2, mSorAra2.pri, whole genome shotgun sequence includes:
- the CCDC54 gene encoding coiled-coil domain-containing protein 54 translates to MYKFQSKRVKAAVGKMLTSKLSRFRQSLKNVYHKSMNWHPVSTRYPAMTSCDRTQGDISTNEEMTLTLVLQDIKTAQLELLSQMNGIISTVSKIQEKNDFYQKQKEELENSKHFHEHRQTKVTKDILSLKNDIEVLKKKVTELENQNSCSRIHCLEFLEGEKGKQVIDYIYRLIQPETLKKPAPSVDSEISSTDTEKTSGYPKLSDHVEEKSVSPQVKTLKKSNHQNLLRIFQRANSSLFIYLDFYTWIKLTFVHGEKWRFLLPATKLEYCFKWLLSKPARPSEEPQLPSQSQFTGPLASLATICLSIFNYVYYLFGSSKEEVTRL, encoded by the coding sequence ATGTACAAATTTCAAAGCAAAAGAGTAAAAGCTGCTGTTGGAAAGATGTTGACTTCGAAACTCTCAAGGTTTAGACAATCTCTTAAAAATGTTTACCATAAATCTATGAACTGGCACCCAGTTTCAACCAGATATCCAGCTATGACTTCTTGTGATCGTACTCAAGGTGACATTAGTACTAATGAAGAAATGACTCTTACACTAGTGCTGCAAGATATTAAAACTGCCCAGTTAGAGCTTCTCAGTCAAATGAATGGCATAATCAGCACAGTATCAAAAAtccaggaaaaaaatgatttttatcagAAGCAGAAAGAGGAACTGGAAAACAGTAAGCATTTTCATGAACACAGACAAACCAAAGTAACTAAAGACATCCTCTCTTTAAAGAATGACATTGAGGTTTTAAAGAAGAAGGTGACTGAACTGGAAAACCAAAATTCTTGTTCCAGGATACATTGTTTAGAGTTTCTGGAAGGAGAAAAGGGCAAACAGGTTATAGACTACATATACAGACTTATACAACCAGAAACATTGAAGAAACCAGCACCTTCTGTGGACTCTGAAATCTCTTCAACAGACACGGAGAAAACGTCTGGTTATCCCAAGTTATCTGATCATGTGGAAGAAAAATCAGTTTCTCCCCAAGTTAAAACTCTAAAGAAAAGCAACCATCAAAATTTATTAAGAATCTTTCAAAGAGCAAATTCAAGCCTTTTCATTTACCTGGACTTTTATACATGgataaaattaacttttgttcATGGAGAAAAGTGGAGATTTCTCCTCCCTGCTACCAAGCTAGAATACTGCTTCAAGTGGCTTCTCTCCAAGCCAGCCAGGCCCTCTGAGGAACCACAACTCCCAAGCCAGAGTCAATTCACTGGGCCTCTTGCAAGCTTAGCCACAATCTGTCTTTCCATTTTCAACTATGTTTACTATCTTTTTGGTTCCTCAAAAGAGGAAGTAACTCGGCTCTAA